Proteins encoded by one window of Channa argus isolate prfri chromosome 1, Channa argus male v1.0, whole genome shotgun sequence:
- the lrrfip2 gene encoding leucine-rich repeat flightless-interacting protein 2 isoform X2, whose product MGTQGSGRKRAPLKDRFSAEDEALSSIAREAEARLAAKRAARAEARDIRMRELERQQKELSYHSSSSSNRKWGQIHQWMADTEKARGSSSSRASSRHRRVCISPSYFLFVCLYFLSSFCFNPSVNLTSLMFLSVWFSAVTLFPHQQGLDDDVMSVRSYRSTSSAIRDLDSSKIRSSSRRKDALSDGLSTSSILKSSRSTSSVYNDLHGHKKSSSSKKDLLTGLYHDQRNYTSLTKTKPPPPPSASTYQPRATSSSSSTIGTGLSRSYSMPSEYSWYSSGASSTHSSPVNSSDDDTVSSVSREHFNRGRRDSVSSDFSDISESAADYFSRSNRRGSIVSDLDDLSIPDLDTLDEKCDKQYSDFSRPSSRGATPGLSAATLASLGGTSSRRGSTDTGSIYDPDTSLSELKDIYELKDQIQDVEGRYMQGLKELKESLAEVEEKYKKAMVSNAQLDNDKANLIYQVDTLKDVIEEMEEQTAEMKRELEDKSKELERQKHTCTVLQHKQEELKEGIRQRDELIEESQRMQTKLDALTREVFDLQETINWKDKKIGALERQKEYFDCIRKERDELRDELADIKGKAKAGEKHGLVIIPDGTPNGDVNHEPLSSGITVVSQEAAQVLESAGEGPLDVRLRKLAEEKDELLAQIRKLKNQFEEERQKHSKMDSAYTDGERMENGTDLHIIEMQRDANRQISEYKFKLSKAEQEIGTMEQNIIRLEGQVSRYKAAADNAEKIEDELKAEKRKLQRELRTALDKIEEMEMTNNHLVKRLEKMKANRNALLAQQ is encoded by the exons ATGGGGACCCAAGGTTCTGGTAGAAAGCGTGCCCCACTGAAAGATCGGTTCTCAGCAGAGGATGAGGCCTTGAGTAGCATTGCTAGGGAG GCGGAGGCGAGGCTGGCAGCAAAAAGGGCAGCACGGGCAGAAGCCAGGGATATTCGAATGAGGGAACTTGAACGCCAACAGAAAGAG CTCTCTTACCACTCATCCAGCAGTAGTAACAGAAAATGGGGTCAGATTCACCAATGGATG GCTGACACAGAAAAAGCCAGAGGTTCTAGTAGTAGTAGAGCCAGCAGCCGCCATCGTCGGGTCTGTATCTCCCCCTCttactttctctttgtctgtctgtatttcctttcttctttctgctttaATCCTTCAGTTAATCTCACCTCACTCATGTTCCTCTCTGTCTGGTTTTCTGCTGTGACTCTGTTTCCACATCAACAGGGGCTGGATGATGATGTCATGTCAGTCCGCAGCTACAGG TCAACGTCCTCAGCAATACGTGACTTGGATTCTAGTAAAATTCGATCCAGCTCCCGCAGAAAGGATGCCTTG TCTGATGGCCTCTCCACTAGCTCCATCCTCAAGAGTTCCCGCTCTACT AGTTCTGTATACAATGATCTACATGGCCATAAAAAGTCTTCATCCTCGAAGAAGGACCTGCTG ACAGGATTGTACCATGATCAGAGGAACTACACCAGCCTGACGAAGACCAAACCACCTCCTCCGCCCTCCGCTTCAACCTATCAGCCTCGG GCCACCAGTTCCTCATCCTCCACCATAGGCACGGGGCTATCTCGCAGCTACAGCATG CCCTCTGAATACAGCTGGTACTCCTCTGGAGCCAGCTCCACTCACAGCAGTCCTGTG AATTCTTCAGATGATGACACTGTCAGCAGCGTGTCCCGGGAACACTTCAACAGAGGACGCAGGGACAGTGTG TCATCTGACTTCTCAGATATTAGTGAGTCGGCTGCTGATTATTTCAGCCGCTCCAACCGAAGGGGCAGTATTGTGTCTGACCTTGATGATTTGAGCATTCCAGATCTGGACACT ctggatGAAAAATGTGACAAGCAGTATTCAGATTTTAGTCGG CCGTCTTCCCGTGGTGCCACCCCAGGTCTCTCAGCAGCCACTCTGGCTTCACTGGGTGGCACCTCGTCACGACGGGGCAGCACAGACACTGGGAGCATCTATGACCCTGACACAAGTCTGAGTGAACTTAAG GATATCTATGAACTAAAGGACCAGATTCAGGATGTAGAAGGGCGGTACATGCAAGGGCTTAAAGAGCTAAAG GAGTCACTTGCAGAAGTTGAGGAGAAGTATAAGAAAGCCATGGTATCAAATGCACAGCTGGACAATGACAAAGCTAACCTCATCTATCAAGTGGACACGCTGAAGGACGTCATAGAGGAAATGGAGGAACAAACAGCAGAGATGAAGAGGGAGCTGGAAGATAAGTCAAAG gaACTAGAAAGACAGAAGCACACATGTACAGTGCTGCAGCATAAACAAGAAGAACTAAAAGAGGGAATCCGCCAGAGAGATGAGCTTATAGAG GAAAGCCAGCGAATGCAGACTAAGTTAGATGCCCTCACCAGAGAGGTGTTTGACCTTCAGGAAACGATAAACTGGAAGGACAAAAAGATTGGG GCTCTAGAGAGGCAGAAAGAGTACTTTGATTGcattaggaaagagagagatgagcTCAGAGATGAGCTCGCTGACATCAAGGGGAAAGCTAAAGCAGGAGAG AAACACGGGTTGGTCATTATTCCAGATGGTACACCAAATGGAGATGTCAACCATGAGCCTCTGTCCTCAGGGATCACTGTGGTCTCCCAGGAGGCCGCCCAGGTACTGGAGTCCGCAGGAGAAGGCCCGCTGG ATGTCAGGCTACGGAAGTTGGCAGAGGAAAAGGATGAACTGTTGGCTCAGATCAGGAAGCTGAAGAATCAGTTtgaggaggagagacagaaacactCAAAGATGGACAGTGCATACACAGATGGGGAGAGGATGGAGAATGGTACAGACTTGCACATTATTGAGATGCaga GAGATGCTAACAGACAGATTAGTGAATACAAATTCAAGCTTTCTAAAGCAGAACAGGAAATTGGTACAATGGAACAAAAT ATAATCAGACTTGAAGGGCAAGTGTCCCGatacaaagcagcagcagataaTGCAGAGAAAATAGAAGACGAACTTAAAGCCGAAAAACGGAAACTGCAAAGAGAG TTACGCACAGCTCTGGATAAGATagaagagatggagatgacCAATAACCACCTAGTAAAGCGCCTGGAGAAGATGAAGGCCAACAGGAATGCCCTTCTGGCACAGCAGTGA
- the lrrfip2 gene encoding leucine-rich repeat flightless-interacting protein 2 isoform X5 codes for MGTQGSGRKRAPLKDRFSAEDEALSSIAREAEARLAAKRAARAEARDIRMRELERQQKELSYHSSSSSNRKWGQIHQWMADTEKARGSSSSRASSRHRRVCISPSYFLFVCLYFLSSFCFNPSVNLTSLMFLSVWFSAVTLFPHQQGLDDDVMSVRSYRSDGLSTSSILKSSRSTSSVYNDLHGHKKSSSSKKDLLTGLYHDQRNYTSLTKTKPPPPPSASTYQPRATSSSSSTIGTGLSRSYSMASIYDDTGLCGSGYSSKAPSEYSWYSSGASSTHSSPVNSSDDDTVSSVSREHFNRGRRDSVSSDFSDISESAADYFSRSNRRGSIVSDLDDLSIPDLDTLDEKCDKQYSDFSRPSSRGATPGLSAATLASLGGTSSRRGSTDTGSIYDPDTSLSELKDIYELKDQIQDVEGRYMQGLKELKESLAEVEEKYKKAMVSNAQLDNDKANLIYQVDTLKDVIEEMEEQTAEMKRELEDKSKELERQKHTCTVLQHKQEELKEGIRQRDELIEESQRMQTKLDALTREVFDLQETINWKDKKIGALERQKEYFDCIRKERDELRDELADIKGKAKAGEKHGLVIIPDGTPNGDVNHEPLSSGITVVSQEAAQVLESAGEGPLDVRLRKLAEEKDELLAQIRKLKNQFEEERQKHSKMDSAYTDGERMENGTDLHIIEMQRDANRQISEYKFKLSKAEQEIGTMEQNIIRLEGQVSRYKAAADNAEKIEDELKAEKRKLQRELRTALDKIEEMEMTNNHLVKRLEKMKANRNALLAQQ; via the exons ATGGGGACCCAAGGTTCTGGTAGAAAGCGTGCCCCACTGAAAGATCGGTTCTCAGCAGAGGATGAGGCCTTGAGTAGCATTGCTAGGGAG GCGGAGGCGAGGCTGGCAGCAAAAAGGGCAGCACGGGCAGAAGCCAGGGATATTCGAATGAGGGAACTTGAACGCCAACAGAAAGAG CTCTCTTACCACTCATCCAGCAGTAGTAACAGAAAATGGGGTCAGATTCACCAATGGATG GCTGACACAGAAAAAGCCAGAGGTTCTAGTAGTAGTAGAGCCAGCAGCCGCCATCGTCGGGTCTGTATCTCCCCCTCttactttctctttgtctgtctgtatttcctttcttctttctgctttaATCCTTCAGTTAATCTCACCTCACTCATGTTCCTCTCTGTCTGGTTTTCTGCTGTGACTCTGTTTCCACATCAACAGGGGCTGGATGATGATGTCATGTCAGTCCGCAGCTACAGG TCTGATGGCCTCTCCACTAGCTCCATCCTCAAGAGTTCCCGCTCTACT AGTTCTGTATACAATGATCTACATGGCCATAAAAAGTCTTCATCCTCGAAGAAGGACCTGCTG ACAGGATTGTACCATGATCAGAGGAACTACACCAGCCTGACGAAGACCAAACCACCTCCTCCGCCCTCCGCTTCAACCTATCAGCCTCGG GCCACCAGTTCCTCATCCTCCACCATAGGCACGGGGCTATCTCGCAGCTACAGCATG GCATCTATTTATGATGACACTGGTCTTTGCGGCTCGGGCTACAGTTCAAAAGCT CCCTCTGAATACAGCTGGTACTCCTCTGGAGCCAGCTCCACTCACAGCAGTCCTGTG AATTCTTCAGATGATGACACTGTCAGCAGCGTGTCCCGGGAACACTTCAACAGAGGACGCAGGGACAGTGTG TCATCTGACTTCTCAGATATTAGTGAGTCGGCTGCTGATTATTTCAGCCGCTCCAACCGAAGGGGCAGTATTGTGTCTGACCTTGATGATTTGAGCATTCCAGATCTGGACACT ctggatGAAAAATGTGACAAGCAGTATTCAGATTTTAGTCGG CCGTCTTCCCGTGGTGCCACCCCAGGTCTCTCAGCAGCCACTCTGGCTTCACTGGGTGGCACCTCGTCACGACGGGGCAGCACAGACACTGGGAGCATCTATGACCCTGACACAAGTCTGAGTGAACTTAAG GATATCTATGAACTAAAGGACCAGATTCAGGATGTAGAAGGGCGGTACATGCAAGGGCTTAAAGAGCTAAAG GAGTCACTTGCAGAAGTTGAGGAGAAGTATAAGAAAGCCATGGTATCAAATGCACAGCTGGACAATGACAAAGCTAACCTCATCTATCAAGTGGACACGCTGAAGGACGTCATAGAGGAAATGGAGGAACAAACAGCAGAGATGAAGAGGGAGCTGGAAGATAAGTCAAAG gaACTAGAAAGACAGAAGCACACATGTACAGTGCTGCAGCATAAACAAGAAGAACTAAAAGAGGGAATCCGCCAGAGAGATGAGCTTATAGAG GAAAGCCAGCGAATGCAGACTAAGTTAGATGCCCTCACCAGAGAGGTGTTTGACCTTCAGGAAACGATAAACTGGAAGGACAAAAAGATTGGG GCTCTAGAGAGGCAGAAAGAGTACTTTGATTGcattaggaaagagagagatgagcTCAGAGATGAGCTCGCTGACATCAAGGGGAAAGCTAAAGCAGGAGAG AAACACGGGTTGGTCATTATTCCAGATGGTACACCAAATGGAGATGTCAACCATGAGCCTCTGTCCTCAGGGATCACTGTGGTCTCCCAGGAGGCCGCCCAGGTACTGGAGTCCGCAGGAGAAGGCCCGCTGG ATGTCAGGCTACGGAAGTTGGCAGAGGAAAAGGATGAACTGTTGGCTCAGATCAGGAAGCTGAAGAATCAGTTtgaggaggagagacagaaacactCAAAGATGGACAGTGCATACACAGATGGGGAGAGGATGGAGAATGGTACAGACTTGCACATTATTGAGATGCaga GAGATGCTAACAGACAGATTAGTGAATACAAATTCAAGCTTTCTAAAGCAGAACAGGAAATTGGTACAATGGAACAAAAT ATAATCAGACTTGAAGGGCAAGTGTCCCGatacaaagcagcagcagataaTGCAGAGAAAATAGAAGACGAACTTAAAGCCGAAAAACGGAAACTGCAAAGAGAG TTACGCACAGCTCTGGATAAGATagaagagatggagatgacCAATAACCACCTAGTAAAGCGCCTGGAGAAGATGAAGGCCAACAGGAATGCCCTTCTGGCACAGCAGTGA
- the lrrfip2 gene encoding leucine-rich repeat flightless-interacting protein 2 isoform X8, with the protein MGTQGSGRKRAPLKDRFSAEDEALSSIAREAEARLAAKRAARAEARDIRMRELERQQKELSYHSSSSSNRKWGQIHQWMADTEKARGSSSSRASSRHRRGLDDDVMSVRSYRSTSSAIRDLDSSKIRSSSRRKDALSDGLSTSSILKSSRSTSSVYNDLHGHKKSSSSKKDLLTGLYHDQRNYTSLTKTKPPPPPSASTYQPRATSSSSSTIGTGLSRSYSMASIYDDTGLCGSGYSSKAPSEYSWYSSGASSTHSSPVNSSDDDTVSSVSREHFNRGRRDSVSSDFSDISESAADYFSRSNRRGSIVSDLDDLSIPDLDTLDEKCDKQYSDFSRPSSRGATPGLSAATLASLGGTSSRRGSTDTGSIYDPDTSLSELKDIYELKDQIQDVEGRYMQGLKELKESLAEVEEKYKKAMVSNAQLDNDKANLIYQVDTLKDVIEEMEEQTAEMKRELEDKSKELERQKHTCTVLQHKQEELKEGIRQRDELIEESQRMQTKLDALTREVFDLQETINWKDKKIGALERQKEYFDCIRKERDELRDELADIKGKAKAGEKHGLVIIPDGTPNGDVNHEPLSSGITVVSQEAAQVLESAGEGPLDVRLRKLAEEKDELLAQIRKLKNQFEEERQKHSKMDSAYTDGERMENGTDLHIIEMQRDANRQISEYKFKLSKAEQEIGTMEQNIIRLEGQVSRYKAAADNAEKIEDELKAEKRKLQRELRTALDKIEEMEMTNNHLVKRLEKMKANRNALLAQQ; encoded by the exons ATGGGGACCCAAGGTTCTGGTAGAAAGCGTGCCCCACTGAAAGATCGGTTCTCAGCAGAGGATGAGGCCTTGAGTAGCATTGCTAGGGAG GCGGAGGCGAGGCTGGCAGCAAAAAGGGCAGCACGGGCAGAAGCCAGGGATATTCGAATGAGGGAACTTGAACGCCAACAGAAAGAG CTCTCTTACCACTCATCCAGCAGTAGTAACAGAAAATGGGGTCAGATTCACCAATGGATG GCTGACACAGAAAAAGCCAGAGGTTCTAGTAGTAGTAGAGCCAGCAGCCGCCATCGTCGG GGGCTGGATGATGATGTCATGTCAGTCCGCAGCTACAGG TCAACGTCCTCAGCAATACGTGACTTGGATTCTAGTAAAATTCGATCCAGCTCCCGCAGAAAGGATGCCTTG TCTGATGGCCTCTCCACTAGCTCCATCCTCAAGAGTTCCCGCTCTACT AGTTCTGTATACAATGATCTACATGGCCATAAAAAGTCTTCATCCTCGAAGAAGGACCTGCTG ACAGGATTGTACCATGATCAGAGGAACTACACCAGCCTGACGAAGACCAAACCACCTCCTCCGCCCTCCGCTTCAACCTATCAGCCTCGG GCCACCAGTTCCTCATCCTCCACCATAGGCACGGGGCTATCTCGCAGCTACAGCATG GCATCTATTTATGATGACACTGGTCTTTGCGGCTCGGGCTACAGTTCAAAAGCT CCCTCTGAATACAGCTGGTACTCCTCTGGAGCCAGCTCCACTCACAGCAGTCCTGTG AATTCTTCAGATGATGACACTGTCAGCAGCGTGTCCCGGGAACACTTCAACAGAGGACGCAGGGACAGTGTG TCATCTGACTTCTCAGATATTAGTGAGTCGGCTGCTGATTATTTCAGCCGCTCCAACCGAAGGGGCAGTATTGTGTCTGACCTTGATGATTTGAGCATTCCAGATCTGGACACT ctggatGAAAAATGTGACAAGCAGTATTCAGATTTTAGTCGG CCGTCTTCCCGTGGTGCCACCCCAGGTCTCTCAGCAGCCACTCTGGCTTCACTGGGTGGCACCTCGTCACGACGGGGCAGCACAGACACTGGGAGCATCTATGACCCTGACACAAGTCTGAGTGAACTTAAG GATATCTATGAACTAAAGGACCAGATTCAGGATGTAGAAGGGCGGTACATGCAAGGGCTTAAAGAGCTAAAG GAGTCACTTGCAGAAGTTGAGGAGAAGTATAAGAAAGCCATGGTATCAAATGCACAGCTGGACAATGACAAAGCTAACCTCATCTATCAAGTGGACACGCTGAAGGACGTCATAGAGGAAATGGAGGAACAAACAGCAGAGATGAAGAGGGAGCTGGAAGATAAGTCAAAG gaACTAGAAAGACAGAAGCACACATGTACAGTGCTGCAGCATAAACAAGAAGAACTAAAAGAGGGAATCCGCCAGAGAGATGAGCTTATAGAG GAAAGCCAGCGAATGCAGACTAAGTTAGATGCCCTCACCAGAGAGGTGTTTGACCTTCAGGAAACGATAAACTGGAAGGACAAAAAGATTGGG GCTCTAGAGAGGCAGAAAGAGTACTTTGATTGcattaggaaagagagagatgagcTCAGAGATGAGCTCGCTGACATCAAGGGGAAAGCTAAAGCAGGAGAG AAACACGGGTTGGTCATTATTCCAGATGGTACACCAAATGGAGATGTCAACCATGAGCCTCTGTCCTCAGGGATCACTGTGGTCTCCCAGGAGGCCGCCCAGGTACTGGAGTCCGCAGGAGAAGGCCCGCTGG ATGTCAGGCTACGGAAGTTGGCAGAGGAAAAGGATGAACTGTTGGCTCAGATCAGGAAGCTGAAGAATCAGTTtgaggaggagagacagaaacactCAAAGATGGACAGTGCATACACAGATGGGGAGAGGATGGAGAATGGTACAGACTTGCACATTATTGAGATGCaga GAGATGCTAACAGACAGATTAGTGAATACAAATTCAAGCTTTCTAAAGCAGAACAGGAAATTGGTACAATGGAACAAAAT ATAATCAGACTTGAAGGGCAAGTGTCCCGatacaaagcagcagcagataaTGCAGAGAAAATAGAAGACGAACTTAAAGCCGAAAAACGGAAACTGCAAAGAGAG TTACGCACAGCTCTGGATAAGATagaagagatggagatgacCAATAACCACCTAGTAAAGCGCCTGGAGAAGATGAAGGCCAACAGGAATGCCCTTCTGGCACAGCAGTGA
- the lrrfip2 gene encoding leucine-rich repeat flightless-interacting protein 2 isoform X4, whose translation MGTQGSGRKRAPLKDRFSAEDEALSSIAREAEARLAAKRAARAEARDIRMRELERQQKEADTEKARGSSSSRASSRHRRVCISPSYFLFVCLYFLSSFCFNPSVNLTSLMFLSVWFSAVTLFPHQQGLDDDVMSVRSYRSTSSAIRDLDSSKIRSSSRRKDALSDGLSTSSILKSSRSTSSVYNDLHGHKKSSSSKKDLLTGLYHDQRNYTSLTKTKPPPPPSASTYQPRATSSSSSTIGTGLSRSYSMASIYDDTGLCGSGYSSKAPSEYSWYSSGASSTHSSPVNSSDDDTVSSVSREHFNRGRRDSVSSDFSDISESAADYFSRSNRRGSIVSDLDDLSIPDLDTLDEKCDKQYSDFSRPSSRGATPGLSAATLASLGGTSSRRGSTDTGSIYDPDTSLSELKDIYELKDQIQDVEGRYMQGLKELKESLAEVEEKYKKAMVSNAQLDNDKANLIYQVDTLKDVIEEMEEQTAEMKRELEDKSKELERQKHTCTVLQHKQEELKEGIRQRDELIEESQRMQTKLDALTREVFDLQETINWKDKKIGALERQKEYFDCIRKERDELRDELADIKGKAKAGEKHGLVIIPDGTPNGDVNHEPLSSGITVVSQEAAQVLESAGEGPLDVRLRKLAEEKDELLAQIRKLKNQFEEERQKHSKMDSAYTDGERMENGTDLHIIEMQRDANRQISEYKFKLSKAEQEIGTMEQNIIRLEGQVSRYKAAADNAEKIEDELKAEKRKLQRELRTALDKIEEMEMTNNHLVKRLEKMKANRNALLAQQ comes from the exons ATGGGGACCCAAGGTTCTGGTAGAAAGCGTGCCCCACTGAAAGATCGGTTCTCAGCAGAGGATGAGGCCTTGAGTAGCATTGCTAGGGAG GCGGAGGCGAGGCTGGCAGCAAAAAGGGCAGCACGGGCAGAAGCCAGGGATATTCGAATGAGGGAACTTGAACGCCAACAGAAAGAG GCTGACACAGAAAAAGCCAGAGGTTCTAGTAGTAGTAGAGCCAGCAGCCGCCATCGTCGGGTCTGTATCTCCCCCTCttactttctctttgtctgtctgtatttcctttcttctttctgctttaATCCTTCAGTTAATCTCACCTCACTCATGTTCCTCTCTGTCTGGTTTTCTGCTGTGACTCTGTTTCCACATCAACAGGGGCTGGATGATGATGTCATGTCAGTCCGCAGCTACAGG TCAACGTCCTCAGCAATACGTGACTTGGATTCTAGTAAAATTCGATCCAGCTCCCGCAGAAAGGATGCCTTG TCTGATGGCCTCTCCACTAGCTCCATCCTCAAGAGTTCCCGCTCTACT AGTTCTGTATACAATGATCTACATGGCCATAAAAAGTCTTCATCCTCGAAGAAGGACCTGCTG ACAGGATTGTACCATGATCAGAGGAACTACACCAGCCTGACGAAGACCAAACCACCTCCTCCGCCCTCCGCTTCAACCTATCAGCCTCGG GCCACCAGTTCCTCATCCTCCACCATAGGCACGGGGCTATCTCGCAGCTACAGCATG GCATCTATTTATGATGACACTGGTCTTTGCGGCTCGGGCTACAGTTCAAAAGCT CCCTCTGAATACAGCTGGTACTCCTCTGGAGCCAGCTCCACTCACAGCAGTCCTGTG AATTCTTCAGATGATGACACTGTCAGCAGCGTGTCCCGGGAACACTTCAACAGAGGACGCAGGGACAGTGTG TCATCTGACTTCTCAGATATTAGTGAGTCGGCTGCTGATTATTTCAGCCGCTCCAACCGAAGGGGCAGTATTGTGTCTGACCTTGATGATTTGAGCATTCCAGATCTGGACACT ctggatGAAAAATGTGACAAGCAGTATTCAGATTTTAGTCGG CCGTCTTCCCGTGGTGCCACCCCAGGTCTCTCAGCAGCCACTCTGGCTTCACTGGGTGGCACCTCGTCACGACGGGGCAGCACAGACACTGGGAGCATCTATGACCCTGACACAAGTCTGAGTGAACTTAAG GATATCTATGAACTAAAGGACCAGATTCAGGATGTAGAAGGGCGGTACATGCAAGGGCTTAAAGAGCTAAAG GAGTCACTTGCAGAAGTTGAGGAGAAGTATAAGAAAGCCATGGTATCAAATGCACAGCTGGACAATGACAAAGCTAACCTCATCTATCAAGTGGACACGCTGAAGGACGTCATAGAGGAAATGGAGGAACAAACAGCAGAGATGAAGAGGGAGCTGGAAGATAAGTCAAAG gaACTAGAAAGACAGAAGCACACATGTACAGTGCTGCAGCATAAACAAGAAGAACTAAAAGAGGGAATCCGCCAGAGAGATGAGCTTATAGAG GAAAGCCAGCGAATGCAGACTAAGTTAGATGCCCTCACCAGAGAGGTGTTTGACCTTCAGGAAACGATAAACTGGAAGGACAAAAAGATTGGG GCTCTAGAGAGGCAGAAAGAGTACTTTGATTGcattaggaaagagagagatgagcTCAGAGATGAGCTCGCTGACATCAAGGGGAAAGCTAAAGCAGGAGAG AAACACGGGTTGGTCATTATTCCAGATGGTACACCAAATGGAGATGTCAACCATGAGCCTCTGTCCTCAGGGATCACTGTGGTCTCCCAGGAGGCCGCCCAGGTACTGGAGTCCGCAGGAGAAGGCCCGCTGG ATGTCAGGCTACGGAAGTTGGCAGAGGAAAAGGATGAACTGTTGGCTCAGATCAGGAAGCTGAAGAATCAGTTtgaggaggagagacagaaacactCAAAGATGGACAGTGCATACACAGATGGGGAGAGGATGGAGAATGGTACAGACTTGCACATTATTGAGATGCaga GAGATGCTAACAGACAGATTAGTGAATACAAATTCAAGCTTTCTAAAGCAGAACAGGAAATTGGTACAATGGAACAAAAT ATAATCAGACTTGAAGGGCAAGTGTCCCGatacaaagcagcagcagataaTGCAGAGAAAATAGAAGACGAACTTAAAGCCGAAAAACGGAAACTGCAAAGAGAG TTACGCACAGCTCTGGATAAGATagaagagatggagatgacCAATAACCACCTAGTAAAGCGCCTGGAGAAGATGAAGGCCAACAGGAATGCCCTTCTGGCACAGCAGTGA